One genomic region from Ammospiza caudacuta isolate bAmmCau1 chromosome 1, bAmmCau1.pri, whole genome shotgun sequence encodes:
- the PRR15 gene encoding proline-rich protein 15: MADSAAATAAPRAGVKGSAGPWWKSLTNKKKHKEAAVAPPHPVASETPADTPSPDGREEQSGPFGSGDAAGTAVGNRRSLRVSHSGRFKERRKVRTSLLADSPEVFDGGGAPGHAAQGPE; the protein is encoded by the coding sequence ATGGCGGACAGCGCCGCGGCCACCGCCGCTCCTCGGGCCGGCGTGAAGGGCTCGGCCGGGCCCTGGTGGAAATCGCTGACCAACAAGAAGAAGCACAAGGAAGCGGCGGTAGCCCCGCCGCACCCCGTCGCCAGCGAGACCCCCGCCGACACCCCCAGCCCCGACGGCCGGGAGGAACAGTCCGGTCCCTTCGGCAGCGGCGACGCCGCGGGAACCGCAGTCGGCAACCGGCGGAGCCTCCGGGTGTCCCATTCGGGCCGCTTCAAGGAGCGGCGGAAGGTGCGCACCTCGCTGCTGGCCGACAGCCCCGAGGTCTTCGACGGCGGCGGCGCCCCAGGCCACGCCGCCCAAGGGCCCGAGTAG